The DNA sequence CTAATCCCTTCACGAATCAGTTTTGCCTGTGCAGAAGTCAACTGGTCAAAATAACGATTCATTGCAGTATAACCACATACCGGACAAGAAGTAATATCGTACTTTAACGTATCAATATACTGGAATCTTGGACGTAAATCCTTATCAGGCTCCAATCTCTTTACTCTTCCGTTCTTAATCATTTTTGTCTTAAATACATTATCACATGCTTTACAACGCACGCTTTTTTCCAATATAAATTCTTCCTCTGACGGAATCTTCTCTTCTGCCTTTTCTCCATCTGCCTTCTTAGTAGCTTCTTTCGTCTCTTCTTCAAACAAATTCATCGATTCTGTTGGATTTAATCCAAATTTTTCTAATCCAGAAAATAAATTCATGATATTTCCTCCTTCGATATTCCTATTTCTGAGTTGGAAGCTTATATGAGCTCTTTAATGATACAATACGGTTAAATACCAGTGCATCCGGCTTAGAATCCTTCGCATCGGTGCAGAAAAATCCCTGACGCACAAATTGATAACTATCATATGCTTTCGTCTCTGCTAATGCCGGCTCTACATAACAATTCTTTAATATTTTTAAAGAATCCGGATTCAGATTCAAGCTACCGTCCTCTTTATTATATACTCCTTTTTCTTCATCCACCAGATTCTCATACAAACGTACTTCACACTGTTTTGCAAATGGTGCCGGTACCCAGTGAATCGTTCCCTTTACCTTACGTCCGGTAAATCCACTTCCTGCCTTTGTTTCAGGATCATAAGTACAATGTACTTCTGTAATATTTCCATTCTCATCCTTCACAAAACTCTCGCATTTTACAAAATAAGCATGCATCAAACGTACTTCATTTCCCGGGAACAAACGGAAATACTTCTTTGGCGGTTCTTCCATAAAGTCATCACGTTCAATATAAAGTTCTCGGCAGAATGGAATCTGACGTGTTCCCAATTCTTCATTCTCCAGATTATTGGCAGCGTCCAGATACTCTACCTGTCCCTCCGGATAATTGTCAATTACCAATTTAATCGGATCTAACACAGCCATCATACGAGAACGTTTCAGTTTTAAGTCCTCACGAATACAATACTCAAGCATTGCATAATCTACAGAACTGTTTGCCTTAGATACACCACATAACTCAACAAATTTACGAATAGATTCCGGTGTGAATCCACGTCTTCGCAATGCTGCGATGGAAACAAGTCTCGGATCATCCCATCCATCTACGACTCCATCTTCTACTAATTTCTTAATATAACGCTTTCCTGTTACCACATTTGTCAGATATAACTTTGCAAACTCAATCTGTTTTGGTGGATTCGGATATTCCAACTCACGCACTACCCAATCATACAAAGGTCTATGGTCTTCAAACTCCAGTGTACAAATGGAATGACTGATTCCCTCAATAGCATCTTCGATTGGATGTGCAAAATCATACATCGGATAAATGCACCACTTATCTCCTGTTCTATGATGGGTCATATGTGCTACACGATAGATAACCGGGTCTCTCATATTAATATTTGGAGATTTCATATCGATTCTTGCTCTTAATACCTTTTCACCATCTGCATACTTGCCTTCCTTCATTTCAGTAAAAAGCTGCAGATTCTCTTCTACACTTCGTCCGGCACTTGGATCTTCCTTTCCCGGCTCTGTCAATGTTCCTCGATATTCTCTGATTTCTTCTGCTGTTAAGTCAGAAACATACGCTTTTCCCTTTTTAATCAACTTTACTGCCGCTTCGTACATTTGTTCAAAATAATCAGATGCAAAGAACAGTCTGTCCTCCCAGTCTGCTCCCAACCATTTAATATCTTCCTTAATAGACTCTACAAACTCCACTTTTTCTTTTGTTGGATTCGTATCATCAAATCGCATGTTAAACTTTCCATTATATTTTTGCGCCAGTCCATAATTCAATATAATAGACTTAGCATGTCCAATATGAAGATAGCCGTTTGGTTCCGGTGGGAAACGTGTCTTTACCGTCTCACAATGTCCCTCCTTAATATCTTCATCAATAATCTGTTCAATAAAGTTCTTGGAAACTACTTCGTTTTCCATTTCCATCTGTGTTCCTCCTGGTCCTGCACATTTTAAAAACTAGTAAAAAGACTGTTGGAAAACAGTCTTTTACCAATTATGTCCATTATAAAATTTTATATTAGGTTTGTCAATGGATGACCCATTTTAACTACGCTTTATATGTTGATGGGTAAAAAGATGTTCCTGACAGTATTCATAATTCCCCTCACACTTAGAGCAGAAGCGGAATTCCAAATCTTCCCCATCCTTTTCTGTCCTACCACAAATAGCACATTTATGCCTTGTCACTCCTTGCGGTTGGCGCATCTGTTGCCGATATACCTGCTTTCTATGAATCTCCTTCGGCGATACTCTGTGATAATTTCTGGTACACAGATAGAAAATCAGGAAATTTGCCAATGAAGCTATAATTGCTGTTCTCTGTGCTAAATTTCCGTTTACAAATGAAAACGCTGCCCATACAAACTCAATGATTCCCATCCATTTTGCTTTAATCGGTATCAAAAAATACAACTGAAACTGAACATTCGGGAATAATGCCGCAAATGTCAAGAATAATGACATATTAACGTAATTAGTACTGTAATAGAGACCAATCCCTATCAATGGTACTCCGGCTACAAGATAATAAATTCCATATAACGCCATAGCGGAAATCATTGAAATTATCATTCCACCCAGCAGATATACATTATATCGGAAGGTACCCAGAACATGTTCAATTGATATCCCTATAAAATAATAGCACATTAGCATAAAAATCATAAATATGAGATTCGTATTTGGTGGAATCAATATCCAGGAAATCAATCTCCAGACCTGCCCCTGCATAATCAGATATGGTTCCAATGTCAGCATACCCAGGACATTCGGCATCGTATATTCTATAATGTAGCCCAAAACATAAAATCCAATCAGCCAGAAAGTCAGATTGTGAATTGCGTACTTTCCAAGCTTACGTTCCATCTTATTCAAAAAATTCATAATGCACCTCATTTGTCTTTTCCATATTGGTATCATTATAAATTTTCCCAAAAGCTTTGTCAACGAAACCACTCACGGTTTCATAAAAAGTTTATAAATTCCCTTCTTCCCTCTCATCTTCCATTTCCTCTCCTCGTTGTCTCAATCGTGTGGGAATACAAAGTTCATCCCCAACCTGCAGATTATATACATTTACATAAGGATTGGCAAACATCAACTGCGTCACACTTACATGATACTTTTTCCCCAGATTATAAAGTGTATCTCCATTTTCAATCACATGTACCATTCCCCTACAAGGTCCTCCGGTATAAATAGGACCAATTGGAATATTTTCTACTTCTCTTGCCATTACTTGCTCCATTATTTCTTTTTACCATATTATATTCCCCTTTTCAAAAACCGTTCTAACTTCCTACCGACAACATATATTGGACAAGGGAATATCTAAATATTCTATAAAATAATAAGAAATAAATTGTTTTTTGTAAATTACTGTCGTATAATAAACTTTGTCTGGTTTCTACTATATATATAATAAGTAGAAACATCACAGTTTTTACTGTACATCTTTGTAAATAGTAAATACGGCTCAATTAGTATGTTTTCCATGCTTTTGGGCATTGGAGGTTAGATTATGAAAAATGAAACTTTACACAAGTTAGGCATTGATATTGGTTCTACTACTGTAAAAGTTGCTGTCTTAAATGAACAGAATGAAATGCTTTTCGCAGATTATGAGCGTCATTTTGCCAATATCCGTGAAACCCTTTCTGATTTACTTTCGAAGGCAAAGGATGCACTCGGAAACATAGTTCTTGCACCTATGATTACAGGTTCCGGCGGATTGACCCTTGCAAAACACCTTAACATTCCATTTGTACAGGAGGTTATTTCTGTTTCCACCGCATTACAGGACTATGCTCCGCAAACAGATGTTGCCATTGAACTTGGTGGAGAAGATGCCAAAATTATTTATTTTGAAGGTGGTAACGTTGAACAACGTATGAATGGTATCTGTGCCGGTGGAACCGGTTCTTTTATTGACCAGATGGCTTCCTTATTACAGACCGATGCTACCGGATTAAATACATATGCCAAGGATTACAAAGCACTTTATCCAATTGCGGCACGTTGCGGTGTATTTGCAAAGACAGATATTCAACCATTAATTAATGAAGGTGCTTCTAAAGAAGACCTGTCCGCTTCTATTTTTCAGGCGGTAGTAAACCAGACCATTTCCGGTCTTGCTTGCGGAAAACCTATTCGCGGACATGTTGCGTTTTTAGGTGGACCACTTCACTTCCTTTCTGAATTAAAGGAAGCTTTTATTCGTACATTAAAATTAGATGATGAACACATTATCGCTCCGGAACATTCTCATCTGTTTGCAGCCATTGGTTCTGCCTTAAACTGCCAGCCTGAGGTTACCATGGAGCTTGATGACATTTTAGATAAACTTTCATCCGATATTCATATGGAATTTGAAGTAGAACGTATGGAACCTTTATTTGCTTCACAAGAGGAATATGATACCTTTTCCAATCGTCACGGTAAGCATCATGTAGTAACCGGTGACTTATCTACATACGAAGGAAACTGTTATCTTGGAATTGATGCCGGTTCTACTACTACCAAAGTTGCATTAGTTGGCGAAGACGGTTCTCTGCTCTACTCTTTTTACAGCAGTAACAATGGTAATCCACTTGCTACCGCTACTACTGCAATTCGTGAAATTTATGACTTACTACCTGAAAAAGCACATATTGTTCATTCCTGCTCCACCGGCTACGGTGAGGCTTTATTAAAGGCAGCCTTTATGCTGGATGACGGAGAAGTAGAAACTGTTGCCCACTACTATGCGGCAGCTTTCTTTAATCCGGATGTAGATTGTATCCTGGATATCGGCGGTCAGGACATGAAGTGTATCAAGATTAAGAATCAGACTGTAGACAGTGTTCAGTTAAATGAAGCATGCTCTTCCGGTTGTGGTTCCTTTATCGAAACCTTTGCAAAATCCTTAAATTACTCTGTGGAAGATTTTGCACAGGCTGCACTATTTGCTAAGAACCCAATTGACCTTGGAACACGTTGTACCGTATTTATGAATTCCAAAGTAAAACAGGCACAAAAAGAAGGGGCTGAGGTTTCTGACATTTCTGCCGGACTTGCCTACTCTGTTATTAAAAATGCGTTATTTAAAGTTATTAAGGTAGCTGACGCCAGTGATCTTGGAAAACACATTGTTGTACAAGGCGGTACCTTCTATAATGATGCTGTTTTACGAAGTTTTGAAAAAATATCCGGCTGTGAAGCAGTACGTCCTGACATTGCAGGAATCATGGGCGCATTCGGTGCTGCCTTAATCGCAAGGGAACGTTATGAAGACAATCATTCTACTACTATGTTATCCATTGAAGAAATTGAAAATCTGGAAGTAGACACAAAGCTGATTCGCTGTCAGGGATGTACAAACCATTGTCTTCTGACCATTAACCGTTTCTCCGGAAACCGCCAGTTCATTACCGGAAACCGCTGTGAGCGTGGTCTCGGAAAAGAAAAAAATAAAGAACAGATTCCGAACCTGTTTGAATATAAGAATAAACGTATTTTTGATTATGAGCCACTGTCTGAAACAGAGGCTGTTCGTGGAACTGTGGGAATTCCAAGGGTTTTAAATATGTACGAAAACTACCCTTTCTGGGCCGTTTTCTTCAAAACCTTAAAATTCCGTACTGTACTGTCTCCACAATCTACCAGAAAAATTTATGAACTTGGTATTGAATCCATTCCAAGTGAATCCGAATGTTATCCGGCAAAACTTGCTCATGGACATGTATCTTGGCTCATACAGAATCATGTGGACTTTATCTTCTACCCATGTATTCCTTATGAGAGAAATGAATTTCCGGATTCAAATAATCACTACAACTGCCCGATTGTAACCTCTTATGCGGAAAATATTAAAAACAACGTAGATGAGATTACTTCCGGTAAAATGCGTTTCTTAAACCCTTTTATGTCTTTTACAGATAAAGATGCACTATTAAAGCAGTTACAGATTGTATTTGAAAAGGAATTCTCTATTTCTGCCACAGAAATAAAAGCTGCTGTAGATGCCGGATGGGAAGAACTTGCAGCAATGCGTGAAGACATTCGACGCAAAGGTGAAGAAACATTGAAATATATGAAAGAAACCGGTCGCCGTGGAATTGTTCTGGCGGGACGTCCTTATCATGTTGACCCTGAAATCAACCATGGTATTCCGGAATTAATTAATTCCTATGGTATTGCTGTCCTGACCGAAGATTCTGTTTCCCATCTCCAGGAAGTAGAGCGTCCTCTATTAGTTATGGACCAGTGGATGTACCACTCCAGACTTTATGCTGCCGCAAATTTTGTAAAAACAAGGGATGACTTAGACTTAATTCAGTTGAATTCTTTTGGTTGCGGTTTAGATGCTGTTACTACTGATCAGGTCAATGACATTTTAACGAAATCCGATAAGATTTACACTTGTCTTAAAATTGACGAAGTAAATAACTTAGGAGCTGCACGTATCCGTATCCGCTCTCTTCTTTCCGCTATCCGTGTGAAAGAAAAACAGCATACCAAACGTACTATTGTTCCTTCCAGTTATAACCGTGTTGTTTTCACAGAAGAGATGCGCAAGGATTACACTATTCTCTGCCCACAGATGTCACCAATTCACTTTGATTTGATTGAACCGGCCTTCCGTGCTGCCGGCTATAACCTGGTAGTTCTTGACAATGACGGAAGAGATGCTGTCAATGTAGGATTAAAGTATGTTAATAATGATGCCTGCTATCCATCTTTAATGGTAGTCGGACAGATTATGGAAGCTGTGTTGTCCGGAAAGTATGACATGAATAAAACAGCCGTTATTATCTCCCAAACAGGTGGAGGATGTCGTGCTTCCAATTATATTGGTTTTATCCGTCGTGCTTTAGAAAAAGCCGGTTACCCCAATGTTCCGGTTATCTCCATTAACTTAAGCGGCTTAGAGGGTAATCCCGGATTCAAACTTACACTACCATTGATTCAACACGGACTGTACGCTCTGATTTTCGGTGATATATTCATGCGTTGTCTGTATCGTACCCGTCCATACGAAGCTGTTCCGGGAACTGCCAATGCACTCCATGAAAAATGGAAGAAAAAATGTATTGATTTTGTATCTACTACCAAACCATTATCCCATCGGAAGTTTAAACGCTACTGTCGTGAAATTATTCGTGACTTTGATAACTTACCAATGTTGGATATTAAGAAACCAAAAGTTGGGGTGGTAGGCGAAATTCTGGTTAAATTCCTGCCGGCTGCCAATAATTATCTGGTAGAACTATTAGAATCCGAAGGAGCTGAAGCTGTTGTTCCAGATTTAACAGACTTCTTCCTCTACTGCTTCTACAATACGAATTTCAAGGCCGAAAACCTTGGCATGAAGAAATCTTCTGCCCGTAATGCAAACCTTGGAATCAAAGCATTAGAATGGCTTAGAAGTGCTGCAAGAGATGAATTTGAAAAGAGTAAACACTTTGATCCGCCTGCACGTATTGAAACGCTGGCAAAATATGCTGCTCCAATTGTTTCCGAAGGAAATCAGACCGGTGAAGGCTGGTTCTTAACCGGAGAAATGATGGAACTGATTCATACAGGAACAAACAATATTGTATGTACGCAGCCATTTGCCTGCCTACCAAACCATATTGTAGGAAAAGGTGTTATTAAAGAACTTCGCCATCAATATCCATTGTCTAATATTGTGGCAATTGACTATGATCCAGGTGCTTCTGAAGTAAACCAGTTGAACAGAATCAAACTGATGCTGTCTACTGCACAGAAGAATTTGGCAAAAATGCAAGAAGAAGCGGATATTTAGTCCGCTTCTTTTTCTTATGGGCATTTCAACTTTCTTTTTGGCATTTCACATCTTTTGCATTGATTTTCTCTTCTTTTTCCCCTATCATCATCTTGTAAGCTTACTAAGAATCGCATTTATAAGGAGGTGTACTTTTGAAATTAACTATAAATCAAAGCAATAATTTCACAGAAACTGAAATCATTATCAACTGTACCCATATGGATGAACGCTTAAATTCACTTATTAATTACATCCGCCACTTTACTTTTTCATTAGAAGGAGAATTAGATAAACAACTATATCAAGTTCCTATTGAAAAAATACTATATTTTGATTCGGTAGACGGAAAAACTTTTTTCTATGATACCAATCATACTTATTACCATAAATCCAGCCTCGGGGAATTAGAAGAAAGACTCCACCATACTTCTTTTGCACGCATTAGTAAAAATTGCATTTTAAATACTTCTTATCTAAAATGTGTAAAACCTTGTGGTAATCATCGTATGGAAGCAACCCTGCAAAATGGAGAAAAACTAATTATTTCCAGAAACTACATTTCTACCCTAAAAGAAAAACTATATTGTCAGTAAGTACATTTTAAATACGTTTCTTTATAGAAACAGAAAAGAGGTTACTATGAAAAAAATTCACAAAATTTATATTCCGTCTATTGCGATTACTTTCACACTCACTGTTCTGTACTCTTGTATTTGGAATCTAATATCCGGTTCTTCCATGTCTGACTACTTCTACTTTTTATTAGAATTTTTAGTATATCTGGTAGGAACCGTGATAATCGATGCCATACTAAACCGAATCGATTTTAAAAACAACTTCAGCTATTTTTTTACAGAGCTTATTGTTTTATATCTATTTATGCTCCTATTCGCATATTGTGGAAATTGGTTTACCTTTACCTTTTCAACCTTATTTCCTCTCACCCTCTTCTTTGTAGCAACTGTTGGATACATTCACTATTACTTTTATAAAAGTTGGAAAATAGAAGCAGATGAAATTAATCAACTTTTAAACGAACGCCAACAAAATAATACAACAAATATTTAGCCTTTTTGAAGATATTCTTCCTCGTAGCTCGTTATTATATTTAGAACGAACTACAAGGGAGGATTTTTTTATGAATTCAAAAAAAATATTAACTATTTTGGTGGGCATCGCTGTTGGTGCAAGTGTTGTTTTAGGTGGAATCATTGTTGGCACTGGTATAAAAAATGGAAAAAATGCTTTTGCTTCTTCTGAAGTTGAAAAAGTAGCCCCCCATGTACTTGAGAAGACAAGTCTGGATGATTTTTCCGAAATCTCCATTTCCATTAGCTATGCTGACATTTCTATTATTCCTTCTGATGGATATTATCTGGAATATCGTCTTGATGGCACTTGCAAGGAACCTACCTATAGCGTATCCGATGGAAAATTTCACTTTGAAGAAGGGAATGTGCAGGAAAAGTATCAGGTTCACTTTGGACTTTTTCCCGAAGGACCATTCTATTTGAAGCTTTACGTTCCTGAAGATAAATATTTTGACCTGTTATCTATCTACAATGACAGCGGAAATGTGGATTTTAAACAGATTCAGGCAAAAGAAGCTGAACTTACACTGGATTATGGCAATCTGAATTTTGAGAATTTCACAGGAGATACTTTCCATCTAACCATGGATTCCGGAAACTTGGACTTCGGAACTATTTCTTGTAATGATTTAACAATTAAAAATGAATATGGAAACGTCACCGGAGATAGCTTAACGGCTTCCACATCAGGATCTATAAAACTGGATAGTGGCAATTTGGAAACACAACAGCTTACTTCCAGTACATTTTCTCTAACTAATGATTACGGGAACACTGATATTTACAGTTTCACCTCTTCTAACAGCACATTTTCTATTAATTCCGGTAATCTTTGTTTGGAGGATGCCGACTTTGAAACTGTGGATATCCGTAATGAATATGGAAACGTAGATTTAGAACTTCGTCAAGATCTAGCAGATTTCAACTACGACCTTTCTACCGAATATGGCGATATTCATGTGAATAACAAGAGAATGCAACCAAACGATGATGAAGAATGTACTTATAAAAAAGATAACGGAAAAGACCGGAATATTGAGATTTTCTGTGACAGCGGTAATATCAACGTTACTAGAAAATAGGTCATTTTCTACACAAAAAGGAGACGGAAACGTCTCCTTTTGTTCATTCGTCTCATTCTCCTGTTTCTTCCCAAGCATAATAAAATTGTAGCAATCCAATCCTAGACTTTGTCGCTGTCTTTTCATTCAAAGATGCAATATGTCTATACAATGCTGCTCTTGATATGAAAAGCTGGTCTGCTATCTCCTGCACACTATCATCCGAATTCAATAACATTTTAAGCACATCTTCTTCTCTCGTGGTAAGTGAGAATGCTTTCGAAAATCTTGAAAATTTTTCAATGTTTTCTTCCGTTTTTTCGTTTTCACTCCCTTCTTTCCTCTCTGTATTACTTCTAAATTGGTTTGAATATAAGAAAATTGCTACACTTATTAATGCAAATAAAACAAGTGCTATAATACTTATTAACACACTATTTCCAGACTCTATTAATGAGAGCGACCATGTTCCTATAATTCCTGCACATATATTATTCACGGCACGACCAAGCCCTGCCCAAAGTTCAGGAACCTTCATACGGTATGATAACTCCATAAATCCTGTAGTAAAAAACACAACGAAAAATCCCGCTGAAAGATAAAATACGATAAGCCCTATTAAAAAAGGTCCTCCTGATACAATAACAAGTACACAAATTGTTGACAGAAGCGTCACACAGTACATAATAATATTCATATAGTGACGTTCTTTCAAATCAAACAAAACTCCTGCTATTAGTCCACTTAATGCAAGGAGTAGCCGTGGCCACTGCCCTATATCCATACTACCGGCTGCATGAAAAAGTGTTACCACATTATCCAAGGTTGCAAAAATACAAGTCATTAGAATAACAATACTTATCAAAATGCCACCTGTAATAACTGGATGATGAAGCATGTTTTTCTTTTCTTCTAACACTGCATCATGATTTAATCTCACTAACAAAATAATGAAAATTGTCAAAAAAACAGAAAGAACAATGGACTCAATTGTGTCATTATTTACCAGATTGTTGTTTATAAACTGAAACAATAATCCAATGGCATAAGCTAACCCAACCGTCCTTGCCAAATTTTTGTCATTCTCCAGCACACAAGCTGCCATATAGTGTACTGCACTTCCTGCAATTCCCAATAATACGAAAACAACCAAACCAGATAATAATATTGCTTCATATGACACATGCTGCTGTATAATAAAAATACAAATAATACTAACAATAGATGCCACAAAAACTAAAATCTGCTTCACATTCTCTCCGGCAATTCGATTAAAAATCGAAAACAGAAGAAAACCAATCACACTTGCCCCCAGAACATAACTTTGTGCAATCACTACCTCTTTTGAGTCAGTTACATATGCCATCATATTATCAAACAAATATTCTGTTCCCAGAAATATAAAGTTAAAAAAAGCCAATGCAATAATTACTCTTATTCTTTGTAAATTAAAAAAACATCCTTTCATTTATCCACCCAGCTTACGCACTCACTGCCGCTTTTCCTATTTCCTCCGGATAATACATCTCCCACTCTTTTCTTAAATCCGTCATAATCTGCATAACATCTCTCGTATAATCCAGCAAAATATCATCATCATTTCCGAGAATCGCCTTCTCCATATCCTCCAGCTCATACTGAAGAGCAAGGCTCATTTCGCCTTCCTTAACAATTTCCGTCTTGGCACTCTCTGTATATACAATCTTAGCCTCCTCTGCTCTCGGATAATCCACAATTTCAATATATCCGTTCTCACCGCAGATATTACAGCGCTTCGGCTGTTTTGTATGAAGAGAAAGAGAAATAACCACCATCTGTCCTTCTGCATTCTGCATGACAATACCCGATATCTCGTCCACTCCGCTTGGCGCCTTCTTCATAATAGAAACTACCTGATTGGGCTGAGACTTCAAATAGTATCTTGCCAAAGATATAGCATAAACACCAATGTCTAAAAGTGCTCCTCCTGCCATTTTAGGATTAAAGAAACGATTGTCCATATTATATTCCTTGAAACTTCCAAAATTAATCTGGATCATTCCAATGTCTCCGATGCCGCCCTCTTCAACCATTTTACGTAGTTTTTTATGAAGTGGCATATGATAAATCGTCATTGCCTCTGCCAAAACTACATTCTTCTCTTTCGCAAGATTGATTGCCTTTTCCAACTCCTTACTATTTAAAGTAATCGCTTTCTCACATAAAACATGCTTTCCATTAGAAACTGCTTCCATTATAAATTCGCTATGTGTATTGTGCGGTGTTGCAATATAGATTACATCCACTGCATCATCCTGAAACATCTCGTGAAAGTTGTCATACACCTTTTCTATCTCATACTCCTTTGCAAAGTCTACTGCCTTTTCATGGGTACGATTTCCTACTGCATACACCTTTCTTCCTGTATTCTTTAAGGCCTGTGCCATTTCATTCGCAATATCTCCTGTACCTAAAATTGCCCAATTCATCATTCTGTCCATACTGCTCTCCTTACTGTCGTTGCTTTTTCTATCTTATCATAACACTGACCTTTTATCTAGTTTATTATACATTTTCGTAGATTTTCGTGCTTTTTTCTTATATAAGCACTCTTTTTTTCCATCCTCCCTGGAAATAACGGAATACTGCAATCACAAGTCCTACTA is a window from the Roseburia sp. 499 genome containing:
- a CDS encoding glutamine--tRNA ligase/YqeY domain fusion protein, with the protein product MENEVVSKNFIEQIIDEDIKEGHCETVKTRFPPEPNGYLHIGHAKSIILNYGLAQKYNGKFNMRFDDTNPTKEKVEFVESIKEDIKWLGADWEDRLFFASDYFEQMYEAAVKLIKKGKAYVSDLTAEEIREYRGTLTEPGKEDPSAGRSVEENLQLFTEMKEGKYADGEKVLRARIDMKSPNINMRDPVIYRVAHMTHHRTGDKWCIYPMYDFAHPIEDAIEGISHSICTLEFEDHRPLYDWVVRELEYPNPPKQIEFAKLYLTNVVTGKRYIKKLVEDGVVDGWDDPRLVSIAALRRRGFTPESIRKFVELCGVSKANSSVDYAMLEYCIREDLKLKRSRMMAVLDPIKLVIDNYPEGQVEYLDAANNLENEELGTRQIPFCRELYIERDDFMEEPPKKYFRLFPGNEVRLMHAYFVKCESFVKDENGNITEVHCTYDPETKAGSGFTGRKVKGTIHWVPAPFAKQCEVRLYENLVDEEKGVYNKEDGSLNLNPDSLKILKNCYVEPALAETKAYDSYQFVRQGFFCTDAKDSKPDALVFNRIVSLKSSYKLPTQK
- a CDS encoding LysM peptidoglycan-binding domain-containing protein, which encodes MAREVENIPIGPIYTGGPCRGMVHVIENGDTLYNLGKKYHVSVTQLMFANPYVNVYNLQVGDELCIPTRLRQRGEEMEDEREEGNL
- a CDS encoding 2-hydroxyacyl-CoA dehydratase, translating into MKNETLHKLGIDIGSTTVKVAVLNEQNEMLFADYERHFANIRETLSDLLSKAKDALGNIVLAPMITGSGGLTLAKHLNIPFVQEVISVSTALQDYAPQTDVAIELGGEDAKIIYFEGGNVEQRMNGICAGGTGSFIDQMASLLQTDATGLNTYAKDYKALYPIAARCGVFAKTDIQPLINEGASKEDLSASIFQAVVNQTISGLACGKPIRGHVAFLGGPLHFLSELKEAFIRTLKLDDEHIIAPEHSHLFAAIGSALNCQPEVTMELDDILDKLSSDIHMEFEVERMEPLFASQEEYDTFSNRHGKHHVVTGDLSTYEGNCYLGIDAGSTTTKVALVGEDGSLLYSFYSSNNGNPLATATTAIREIYDLLPEKAHIVHSCSTGYGEALLKAAFMLDDGEVETVAHYYAAAFFNPDVDCILDIGGQDMKCIKIKNQTVDSVQLNEACSSGCGSFIETFAKSLNYSVEDFAQAALFAKNPIDLGTRCTVFMNSKVKQAQKEGAEVSDISAGLAYSVIKNALFKVIKVADASDLGKHIVVQGGTFYNDAVLRSFEKISGCEAVRPDIAGIMGAFGAALIARERYEDNHSTTMLSIEEIENLEVDTKLIRCQGCTNHCLLTINRFSGNRQFITGNRCERGLGKEKNKEQIPNLFEYKNKRIFDYEPLSETEAVRGTVGIPRVLNMYENYPFWAVFFKTLKFRTVLSPQSTRKIYELGIESIPSESECYPAKLAHGHVSWLIQNHVDFIFYPCIPYERNEFPDSNNHYNCPIVTSYAENIKNNVDEITSGKMRFLNPFMSFTDKDALLKQLQIVFEKEFSISATEIKAAVDAGWEELAAMREDIRRKGEETLKYMKETGRRGIVLAGRPYHVDPEINHGIPELINSYGIAVLTEDSVSHLQEVERPLLVMDQWMYHSRLYAAANFVKTRDDLDLIQLNSFGCGLDAVTTDQVNDILTKSDKIYTCLKIDEVNNLGAARIRIRSLLSAIRVKEKQHTKRTIVPSSYNRVVFTEEMRKDYTILCPQMSPIHFDLIEPAFRAAGYNLVVLDNDGRDAVNVGLKYVNNDACYPSLMVVGQIMEAVLSGKYDMNKTAVIISQTGGGCRASNYIGFIRRALEKAGYPNVPVISINLSGLEGNPGFKLTLPLIQHGLYALIFGDIFMRCLYRTRPYEAVPGTANALHEKWKKKCIDFVSTTKPLSHRKFKRYCREIIRDFDNLPMLDIKKPKVGVVGEILVKFLPAANNYLVELLESEGAEAVVPDLTDFFLYCFYNTNFKAENLGMKKSSARNANLGIKALEWLRSAARDEFEKSKHFDPPARIETLAKYAAPIVSEGNQTGEGWFLTGEMMELIHTGTNNIVCTQPFACLPNHIVGKGVIKELRHQYPLSNIVAIDYDPGASEVNQLNRIKLMLSTAQKNLAKMQEEADI
- a CDS encoding LytTR family DNA-binding domain-containing protein, with the translated sequence MKLTINQSNNFTETEIIINCTHMDERLNSLINYIRHFTFSLEGELDKQLYQVPIEKILYFDSVDGKTFFYDTNHTYYHKSSLGELEERLHHTSFARISKNCILNTSYLKCVKPCGNHRMEATLQNGEKLIISRNYISTLKEKLYCQ
- a CDS encoding DUF3021 family protein gives rise to the protein MKKIHKIYIPSIAITFTLTVLYSCIWNLISGSSMSDYFYFLLEFLVYLVGTVIIDAILNRIDFKNNFSYFFTELIVLYLFMLLFAYCGNWFTFTFSTLFPLTLFFVATVGYIHYYFYKSWKIEADEINQLLNERQQNNTTNI
- a CDS encoding DUF4097 family beta strand repeat-containing protein, which gives rise to MNSKKILTILVGIAVGASVVLGGIIVGTGIKNGKNAFASSEVEKVAPHVLEKTSLDDFSEISISISYADISIIPSDGYYLEYRLDGTCKEPTYSVSDGKFHFEEGNVQEKYQVHFGLFPEGPFYLKLYVPEDKYFDLLSIYNDSGNVDFKQIQAKEAELTLDYGNLNFENFTGDTFHLTMDSGNLDFGTISCNDLTIKNEYGNVTGDSLTASTSGSIKLDSGNLETQQLTSSTFSLTNDYGNTDIYSFTSSNSTFSINSGNLCLEDADFETVDIRNEYGNVDLELRQDLADFNYDLSTEYGDIHVNNKRMQPNDDEECTYKKDNGKDRNIEIFCDSGNINVTRK